The following proteins come from a genomic window of Coffea arabica cultivar ET-39 chromosome 11c, Coffea Arabica ET-39 HiFi, whole genome shotgun sequence:
- the LOC113715478 gene encoding lignin-forming anionic peroxidase-like, protein MAVNKLFGAISALSLLLLLSSFGCKAQLSPTFYDYTCPNALTTIRSTIRSAISCERRLAASLIRLHFHDCFVQGCDGSVLLDETPTIQSEKTSKANNDSARGFNVIEDAKTAVEKICPGVVSCADILAVAARDSSAAVGGPSWTVKLGRRDSTTASRSLADSDLPAPFHQLDRLITLFSNKGFTPREMVALSGAHTVGQAQCFTFQQRIYSNGADIDAGFASTRRRRCPPTGRNSNLAPLDLVTPNQFDNNYYKNLVQKKGLLISDQTLFNGSSTDNFVTEYSQNPQTFSSDFSAAMIKMGDLSPLTGQDGIIRRVCSAIN, encoded by the exons ATGGCTGTGAACAAACTTTTTGGTGCAATTTCTGCACTATCTCTACTGCTTCTTCTTTCGAGCTTTGGTTGTAAAGCACAACTTTCACCTACATTTTATGATTATACTTGCCCGAATGCTCTCACTACAATCCGTTCCACTATCCGGTCAGCGATATCGTGTGAACGGAGGTTGGCCGCGTCGTTGATTCGCCTCCATTTCCATGATTGCTTCGTGCAG GGTTGTGATGGATCAGTTTTGCTTGATGAGACCCCTACAATTCAAAGTGAGAAGACATCAAAGGCGAATAATGATTCTGCAAGAGGTTTCAATGTTATAGAGGATGCTAAGACCGCAGTGGAGAAAATATGTCCAGGAGTTGTTTCTTGTGCAGATATTCTTGCAGTTGCTGCAAGAGATTCATCCGCTGCT GTGGGTGGTCCTTCGTGGACTGTAAAGCTTGGAAGAAGAGATTCTACCACTGCCAGTCGTTCCCTAGCAGACAGTGATCTTCCTGCTCCTTTTCACCAGCTTGATAGACTTATTACCCTATTTTCAAACAAGGGTTTTACTCCGAGGGAAATGGTTGCCCTATCAG GAGCCCATACGGTAGGCCAGGCACAATGCTTTACATTCCAGCAAAGGATATATAGTAACGGAGCAGATATTGATGCAGGCTTTGCCAGCACCCGCCGTCGCCGGTGCCCACCAACCGGCAGAAATAGCAATTTGGCACCACTTGATTTGGTGACACCAAATCAATTCGACAACAACTACTACAAGAATCTTGTGCAGAAGAAAGGCCTTCTAATATCAGACCAAACCCTTTTCAATGGATCGTCAACTGATAATTTTGTTACAGAATATAGCCAAAATCCTCAAACCTTCTCTTCTGATTTTAGTGCAGCAATGATTAAAATGGGTGATTTAAGCCCCCTTACAGGTCAAGATGGGATCATTAGACGTGTTTGCAGTGCTATAAACTAG